One region of Carya illinoinensis cultivar Pawnee chromosome 8, C.illinoinensisPawnee_v1, whole genome shotgun sequence genomic DNA includes:
- the LOC122274268 gene encoding WD repeat-containing protein DDB_G0290555-like — MPRTTTLECPGCPPLRAVTFDALGLIKVIEAHGKQGAVPKVVERWGEPDSSKCVVAASIVDRKIDPLLAVARKTGMIEVLSPISGDLRFMVSNVDDASLRPEEDAVVGLHLFATQKSESTSRSCALLSCTTKGNTSMRSIQVPDSPEGSASIGSSRTWSVCASGNISCSKVDGSENYALFGGKGVEVNVWDLENCAKIWTAKSPPKNNLGIFTPTWFTAATFLSKDDHRKIVAGTNSHQVRLYDISAQRRPVISFDFRETPIKAVAEDLNGYTVYIGNGSGDLASVDMRTGKLLGCFLGKCSGSIRSIARHPDFPVIASCGLDSYVRVWDVKTRQLLSAVFLKQHLTNVVFDSNFDGEGVKPSVADPSLDAKQIASETEIRDKEETLPVKRKKALKKDGASKKKNATNENEASKEVSIENDGLNKKASKENESSKMLKSKTRSKRSKHEVLDDAS; from the exons ATGCCTCGTACGACCACATTAGAATGCCCTGGTTGCCCTCCTCTTCGAGCAGTAACCTTCGACGCACTTGGTCTCATCAAAG TTATCGAAGCCCATGGCAAACAAGGAGCTGTTCCTAAGGTAGTTGAGAGGTGGGGTGAACCGGACTCCTCGAAATGTGTGGTCGCCGCTTCTATCGTTGACCGTAAAATCGATCCG TTATTAGCAGTGGCAAGAAAAACTGGTATG ATTGAAGTTCTAAGCCCGATTAGTGGGGATCTTCGTTTCATGGTTTCTAATGTTGACGATGCTAGTCTTCGACCCGAAGAGGATGCTGTTGTTGGTTTACATTTATTTGCGACACAGAAATCAGAGTCAACATCCAG GTCTTGTGCTTTGCTCTCTTGTACAACAAAAGGAAATACAAGTATGAGGTCAATTCAAGTTCCTGATTCACCAGAAGGTTCTGCATCTATTGGTTCTTCTAGAACTTGGAGTGTCTGTGCTTCTGGCAATATCTCATGTTCTAAAGTGGATGGTAGTGAAAATTATGCTTTATTTGGTGG GAAGGGTGTTGAAGTTAACGTGTGGGATCTTGAAAACTGTGCTAAGATCTGGACTGCTAAATCT CCTCCTAAGAACAATCTTGGTATTTTTACCCCAACTTGGTTTACAGCTGCAACATTCCTGAGTAAGGATGACCACCGTAAAATAGTGGCTGGCACCAACAGTCATCAG GTTCGCCTCTATGATATTTCTGCTCAGCGAAGACCTGTTATCTCATTTGATTTCAGGGAGACTCCCATCAAAGCAGTAGCCGAAGATTTAAATGGTTATACAGTCTATATAGGGAATGGGTCTGGTGACCTTGCTTCTGTTGACATGCGAACAG GGAAATTGTTGGGGTGCTTTTTGGGCAAATGTTCTGGAAGCATCAGATCTATAGCCAGGCACCCGGACTTTCCAGTGATAGCATCATGTG GACTGGACAGTTATGTACGCGTTTGGGATGTGAAGACAAGACAACTTCTTTCTGCG GTTTTCCTGAAGCAGCACCTTACCAATGTTGTCTTCGATTCCAATTTTGATGGTGAAG GAGTTAAACCTTCTGTGGCAGATCCATCTCTAGATGCCAAACAAATTGCAAGTGAGACTGAAATTAGAGATAAGGAAGAAACATTGCctgtgaaaagaaagaaggctttaaaaaaagatggagcgagcaagaagaaaaatgcaacaaatgaaaatgaagCAAGCAAGGAGGTATCCATAGAAAACGATGGACTCAATAAGAAGGCATCAAAAGAAAACGAGAGCAGCAAGATGCTAAAATCCAAGACAAGAAGCAAAAGATCAAAACACGAGGTTCTTGACGATGCATCATGA